In Myxococcota bacterium, a single genomic region encodes these proteins:
- the ruvA gene encoding Holliday junction branch migration protein RuvA, with protein sequence MIARLEGVLFESTPTRVILDCGGVGYEVFVPLSTFGALPDEGKTVALRVHTHAREGAIQLFGFATVAEQVAFELLLRASRVGPKLAQTVLSGIEPVDLLEAIRSGNAAPLRAVPGVGTKMADRILVELRDRADELEAVLRASGGEPRATPAPEAAREQALSALVNLGYPKPKAERALEELGAELDAEADVEQWVRGALQRLAR encoded by the coding sequence GTGATCGCGCGGCTCGAAGGTGTGCTCTTCGAGAGCACCCCGACGCGGGTGATCCTCGACTGCGGCGGCGTGGGCTACGAGGTGTTCGTGCCGCTGTCGACGTTCGGGGCGCTCCCCGACGAGGGGAAGACCGTCGCGCTCCGCGTCCACACCCATGCGCGCGAGGGCGCGATCCAACTGTTCGGCTTCGCGACCGTCGCCGAGCAGGTTGCGTTCGAGTTGTTGCTCCGCGCGAGTCGCGTTGGTCCGAAGCTCGCCCAGACCGTGCTGTCGGGCATCGAGCCCGTCGACCTGCTCGAAGCCATCCGCTCGGGGAACGCGGCGCCCTTGCGCGCCGTGCCCGGCGTCGGGACGAAGATGGCCGACCGCATTCTCGTGGAGCTGCGCGATCGCGCCGATGAACTCGAGGCCGTGCTGCGGGCCAGCGGTGGCGAGCCCCGCGCGACGCCCGCGCCGGAAGCTGCGCGCGAGCAGGCCCTGTCGGCGCTCGTCAACCTCGGCTATCCGAAACCGAAGGCCGAGCGCGCCCTCGAAGAGCTCGGGGCCGAACTCGATGCCGAGGCCGACGTGGAGCAGTGGGTGCGCGGGGCGTTGCAGAGGTTGGCGCGATGA
- the ruvB gene encoding Holliday junction branch migration DNA helicase RuvB codes for MIDTGTERGDLSLQALPGEEPLEEQLRPRKLDEMIGQDRLRENLGVFVRAALDRGECLDHVLFHGPPGLGKTSLAGVVAGELGAPLRTTSGPAIERPGDLAALLSNLEGGEVLFIDEIHRLSAAVEEILYPAMEDFQLDLLIGQGPGARSMRLDLPRFTLVGATTRAGLLTSPLRDRFGWTARLEYYPPGDLERILARSGRVLGVELAPEASRELAHRSRGTPRVANRLLRRVRDFAEVELGRGEPVTGELARFALERLDVDRAGFDRLDRLVMHTLVEKFDGGPVGLETLSAAVGEDKGTLEDVVEPYLIHQGFLARTPRGRVATPRCYGHLGLAVPDRPAAVGQPKLF; via the coding sequence ATGATCGACACCGGGACCGAGCGGGGCGACCTGTCGCTCCAGGCCTTGCCGGGCGAGGAGCCGCTCGAGGAGCAGCTCCGTCCGCGGAAGCTCGACGAGATGATCGGCCAGGATCGACTGCGCGAGAACCTCGGCGTCTTCGTTCGCGCCGCCCTCGACCGCGGCGAGTGCCTCGACCACGTCCTCTTCCACGGGCCGCCCGGACTCGGCAAGACCTCGCTCGCGGGCGTCGTCGCCGGCGAGCTCGGCGCGCCCCTGCGTACGACCAGTGGACCCGCGATCGAGCGCCCGGGCGACCTCGCCGCGCTGCTCTCGAACCTCGAGGGCGGCGAGGTGCTGTTCATCGACGAGATCCACCGGCTTTCCGCTGCGGTGGAAGAAATCCTGTATCCCGCGATGGAGGACTTCCAGCTCGATCTCCTGATCGGGCAGGGGCCCGGCGCGCGCAGCATGCGTCTCGATCTGCCCCGCTTCACCCTGGTGGGCGCCACCACGCGGGCCGGTCTCCTGACCTCGCCCCTGCGCGACCGCTTCGGCTGGACCGCACGCCTCGAGTACTACCCGCCCGGCGATCTCGAGCGGATCCTCGCGCGCTCGGGGCGGGTGTTGGGCGTCGAGCTGGCGCCCGAGGCGTCCCGCGAGCTGGCCCATCGTTCGCGGGGAACGCCGCGCGTGGCGAACCGGCTGCTGCGCCGCGTGCGTGACTTCGCCGAGGTCGAACTCGGCCGCGGGGAGCCCGTGACCGGCGAGCTCGCACGGTTCGCGCTGGAGCGCCTCGACGTCGACCGAGCCGGCTTCGACCGCCTCGACCGGTTGGTGATGCACACCCTGGTCGAAAAGTTCGACGGCGGTCCGGTCGGCCTCGAGACCCTCTCGGCGGCGGTCGGTGAGGACAAGGGCACCCTCGAGGACGTGGTCGAGCCCTACCTGATCCACCAGGGATTCCTGGCCCGGACCCCGCGCGGCCGGGTGGCGACGCCGCGTTGCTACGGCCACCTCGGCCTGGCCGTCCCGGACCGACCCGCCGCGGTGGGTCAGCCGAAGCTCTTCTAG
- a CDS encoding protein kinase, with the protein MGAVKAVFKFCFALVGLALLLAGGLGLAVAYAPDTPGLDAATDVFTGLLGPMLAALSLGWSASEVMDALVAVPLRYVVGPLGLVLLIGAMLPGKKKVVEFDEEEGSQQPDKRALKKARKEAKKIAKRGMPEEAGELCFAVGLMDDAAVFFEQAGDLQRAAEIRHDQNRFLDSAELYSKAGQHESAGAIYAQQEAWEKAAEAYTAAENLSVAAEMYEKAGADRKAAECFEKCDFPRHAAKAYIRCEDWLAAARCLEQVMAEEGTGHVNDPKKAAEYAKLVRMTGNLYERAGQFDRAQAVLAKGGASIPAAELAEKGEDWERAGELYLEGKDAERAAAAFEKAGEADRAARILAEYYRDRGESEEAALQFEKAGELLEAGDLYRSIEKFSEAGACYERFGDGAQAAEMFSLAGDRQRAAANYEKAGHYSEAAELYALAGDAEREAELLEQAGDCLKAGQIHLEAGRIEEAIGALQKVTAEEQNFSAAAALLGKIFREREQYSLAIAKLTDAVAGREIDRESLDAFFCLATVHEASENWNEAHELYEKILAFDYHYEDTAARLEATRAKLTLQSETQGPVSGGGGPTGTSGRYIIRGTLGRGGMGIVYKAEDTVLDRVVAFKVLPESLKENPQALKNFLREAKHAAQLNHPNIVTVYDAGEQDGVYYIAMEYVDGNTLKDIIKHRGKIAPRGIVHVVSQMAEALAYAHEKKIVHRDVKTANTMWTKDRKAKIMDFGLAKVIEEVRNHTTVISGTPYYMSPEQTLGKNVDHRSDLYSLGVSVFEMATGELPFTEGNLPYHHVHTPAPSVREIDAEVPDGIAKVVEKCLRKDPAERYQSAREILTDLRQLSEGSAG; encoded by the coding sequence GTGGGCGCCGTCAAGGCCGTATTCAAGTTCTGTTTCGCCCTGGTCGGGCTGGCGCTGCTGTTGGCGGGCGGGCTGGGGTTGGCTGTCGCCTACGCCCCGGACACGCCGGGCCTGGACGCCGCGACCGACGTCTTCACGGGATTGCTCGGGCCGATGCTCGCTGCGCTCTCGCTCGGCTGGTCGGCCAGCGAAGTCATGGACGCGCTCGTCGCAGTGCCGCTGCGTTACGTCGTGGGGCCGCTGGGCCTCGTGTTGTTGATCGGCGCGATGCTTCCAGGCAAGAAGAAGGTCGTCGAATTCGACGAGGAAGAGGGTTCCCAGCAGCCGGACAAGCGGGCACTGAAGAAGGCGCGCAAGGAAGCGAAGAAGATCGCGAAGCGCGGTATGCCCGAAGAGGCGGGCGAGCTCTGCTTCGCGGTCGGTCTGATGGACGACGCGGCCGTGTTCTTCGAGCAGGCGGGCGATCTCCAACGCGCCGCCGAGATCCGCCACGATCAGAACCGCTTCCTCGATTCTGCCGAGCTCTATTCGAAGGCGGGTCAGCACGAATCCGCCGGTGCGATCTACGCTCAGCAGGAAGCCTGGGAGAAGGCGGCCGAGGCGTACACCGCCGCCGAGAACCTGAGTGTCGCGGCCGAGATGTACGAGAAGGCCGGCGCCGACCGGAAGGCCGCCGAGTGCTTCGAAAAGTGCGACTTCCCGCGCCACGCGGCGAAGGCGTACATCCGCTGCGAAGACTGGCTCGCCGCGGCGCGCTGCCTGGAACAGGTGATGGCCGAGGAAGGCACGGGCCATGTGAACGACCCGAAGAAGGCGGCCGAGTACGCGAAGCTCGTTCGCATGACCGGCAACCTCTACGAGCGCGCCGGCCAGTTCGATCGGGCGCAGGCCGTGCTCGCCAAGGGCGGCGCCAGCATTCCCGCTGCCGAGCTGGCCGAGAAGGGCGAAGACTGGGAGCGCGCCGGCGAGCTCTATCTCGAAGGAAAGGACGCCGAGCGGGCGGCCGCGGCCTTCGAGAAGGCCGGCGAGGCGGACCGCGCCGCGCGCATCCTCGCCGAGTACTACCGCGATCGCGGCGAGAGCGAAGAAGCCGCGCTCCAGTTCGAGAAGGCGGGCGAGCTGCTCGAGGCGGGCGATCTCTACCGGTCGATCGAGAAGTTCAGCGAAGCGGGGGCCTGCTACGAGCGCTTCGGCGACGGAGCCCAGGCCGCCGAGATGTTCTCGCTGGCGGGCGACCGCCAGCGCGCGGCGGCCAACTACGAGAAGGCCGGGCACTACTCGGAGGCCGCCGAGCTCTACGCCCTGGCCGGGGACGCCGAGCGCGAAGCCGAACTCCTGGAGCAGGCTGGGGACTGCCTGAAAGCGGGCCAGATCCACCTGGAGGCCGGGCGCATCGAGGAAGCGATCGGCGCCCTGCAGAAGGTCACGGCCGAGGAACAGAACTTCTCCGCGGCGGCCGCGCTGCTGGGGAAGATCTTCCGCGAGCGCGAACAGTACTCGCTCGCCATCGCGAAGCTGACCGACGCTGTGGCCGGGCGCGAGATCGATCGCGAGAGCCTCGACGCGTTCTTCTGTCTCGCCACGGTGCACGAGGCGAGCGAGAACTGGAACGAGGCCCACGAGCTCTACGAGAAGATCCTCGCCTTCGACTACCACTACGAGGACACCGCGGCGCGTCTCGAAGCCACGCGCGCGAAGCTGACGCTCCAGTCCGAGACCCAGGGTCCGGTGAGCGGAGGCGGCGGTCCGACCGGCACCTCCGGTCGCTACATCATCCGCGGCACGCTCGGACGCGGCGGCATGGGTATCGTCTACAAGGCGGAGGACACGGTCCTCGACCGCGTCGTCGCCTTCAAGGTGCTGCCCGAGTCGCTGAAGGAGAACCCGCAAGCGCTCAAGAACTTCCTGCGCGAAGCGAAGCACGCGGCCCAGCTGAACCACCCGAACATCGTCACGGTGTACGACGCGGGCGAACAGGACGGCGTCTACTACATCGCCATGGAGTACGTGGACGGCAACACGCTGAAGGACATCATCAAGCACCGCGGCAAGATCGCGCCGCGCGGGATCGTCCACGTGGTGTCCCAGATGGCCGAGGCCCTGGCCTACGCCCACGAGAAGAAGATCGTCCACCGCGACGTGAAGACCGCGAACACGATGTGGACGAAGGACCGCAAGGCGAAGATCATGGACTTCGGTCTGGCGAAGGTGATCGAGGAGGTCCGCAACCACACGACGGTGATCTCGGGCACTCCCTACTACATGAGCCCGGAACAGACGCTCGGGAAGAACGTCGATCACCGCTCGGACCTGTACTCGCTGGGCGTCTCGGTCTTCGAGATGGCCACCGGCGAGCTGCCCTTCACCGAGGGCAACCTTCCGTATCACCACGTCCACACGCCCGCGCCCTCGGTACGGGAGATCGACGCCGAGGTCCCGGACGGGATCGCCAAGGTGGTCGAGAAGTGCCTGCGCAAAGACCCCGCAGAGCGCTATCAATCGGCCCGCGAGATCCTGACCGACCTGCGGCAGCTCTCGGAGGGCTCCGCGGGGTGA
- the lpxC gene encoding UDP-3-O-acyl-N-acetylglucosamine deacetylase, protein MFQRTIAEKVSCTGVGLHSGAPTQLTLHPARANTGVVFVRTDLGEPVEIPARSSEVVSTALATTLGRDGATIATVEHLLAALCGLRVDNVRIEIDGPEIPVMDGSSAPFVYLIRSAGIFDQRVPRRMLKVRRKIEVVDGDRRISIEPARDFRVSYMVDFDHPAIRTQHLELGPLTPERFEREISAARTFGFLREVQAMWDAGLARGGSLDNTIVLDDEKVVNPEGTRWDDEFVRHKVLDLCGDLSLLGLGVRGHVRAERGGHMMHQRLVTAILETPDAWTVVEAGSRRKGFDLTRWSGLARS, encoded by the coding sequence TTGTTTCAGCGGACGATCGCAGAGAAGGTGTCCTGCACGGGCGTGGGCCTGCACAGCGGTGCGCCCACCCAGCTGACCCTGCATCCGGCGCGGGCGAACACCGGCGTGGTGTTCGTGCGGACGGACCTCGGGGAGCCGGTCGAGATTCCGGCCCGCTCGAGCGAGGTGGTCTCCACGGCTCTGGCCACGACCCTCGGACGCGACGGCGCCACGATCGCGACGGTCGAGCACCTGCTCGCGGCACTCTGTGGCCTGCGCGTCGACAACGTTCGCATCGAGATCGATGGGCCCGAGATCCCCGTCATGGACGGCAGCTCGGCTCCCTTCGTCTACCTGATTCGCTCCGCCGGCATCTTCGATCAGCGCGTGCCGCGCCGCATGCTCAAGGTGCGCCGCAAGATCGAGGTCGTGGACGGCGATCGCCGCATCAGCATCGAGCCGGCTCGGGACTTCCGCGTGTCGTACATGGTCGACTTCGATCATCCGGCGATCCGCACCCAGCACCTCGAGCTGGGGCCGCTCACGCCCGAGCGCTTCGAGCGCGAGATTTCGGCCGCACGCACCTTCGGCTTCCTGCGCGAAGTGCAGGCGATGTGGGACGCGGGTCTGGCCCGCGGTGGCTCGCTCGACAACACCATCGTCCTCGACGACGAGAAGGTGGTGAACCCGGAAGGCACGCGTTGGGACGACGAGTTCGTGCGCCACAAGGTGCTCGACCTCTGCGGCGATCTCTCGCTGCTCGGTCTCGGCGTGCGCGGTCACGTCCGCGCCGAGCGCGGTGGCCACATGATGCACCAGCGTCTGGTGACGGCGATCCTCGAGACGCCGGATGCCTGGACGGTGGTGGAGGCCGGTTCGCGCCGGAAGGGCTTCGACCTCACCCGCTGGTCAGGCCTGGCGCGCTCCTGA
- a CDS encoding PilZ domain-containing protein — protein sequence MSFRRNPRPRVRRRYPRLTVRVDVRLEMPGEVIEAVATTLGAGGLFVATDRRLPRGTLMGVRFRMPGDDRLLELDARVAWGSSPSTQDASAGIGIEFVDKVARTELATLLEEWAQQRRESLVSGARQA from the coding sequence GTGAGCTTCCGTCGCAACCCGAGACCGCGGGTCCGGCGCCGCTATCCGCGCCTGACGGTGCGGGTGGACGTCCGACTCGAGATGCCGGGCGAGGTGATCGAAGCGGTCGCCACCACGCTGGGTGCGGGCGGACTCTTCGTCGCGACCGACCGGCGATTGCCGCGCGGCACGCTGATGGGCGTGCGGTTCCGGATGCCCGGGGACGACCGCCTGCTCGAACTCGACGCGCGGGTCGCCTGGGGTTCGAGCCCGTCGACTCAGGACGCCTCGGCCGGGATCGGCATCGAGTTCGTGGACAAGGTCGCGCGCACGGAGCTCGCCACCCTGCTCGAAGAATGGGCGCAACAGCGACGCGAGTCGCTGGTATCAGGAGCGCGCCAGGCCTGA